In the Arthrobacter sp. 31Y genome, one interval contains:
- a CDS encoding urease subunit beta, whose protein sequence is MIPGEYRLQPGSVACNSGREATAVEVVNRGDRPVQVGSHYHFAEANRALEFDREAAFGRRLDIPAGTAARFEPGDRKTVQLIAIAGAREVFGLSNAVNGKLDGGTSVTGEPRPGVAAERDHQ, encoded by the coding sequence ATGATCCCCGGTGAATACAGGCTCCAGCCAGGATCCGTTGCGTGCAACAGCGGCCGTGAGGCAACCGCCGTCGAGGTAGTGAACCGCGGTGACCGGCCCGTGCAGGTCGGTTCGCACTATCACTTTGCCGAGGCCAACCGGGCCTTGGAATTCGACCGCGAAGCCGCCTTCGGCCGCCGCCTGGACATCCCCGCGGGCACGGCCGCCCGCTTTGAGCCCGGAGACCGCAAGACCGTCCAACTGATTGCGATTGCCGGTGCGCGCGAAGTCTTTGGGCTCAGTAACGCAGTGAACGGAAAGCTCGACGGCGGAACTTCCGTCACCGGGGAACCCCGCCCGGGCGTCGCAGCGGAAAGGGACCACCAGTGA
- a CDS encoding LacI family DNA-binding transcriptional regulator produces the protein MAVTMNDVARAAGVSLKTVSNVINNYEFMRPATKQRVLDAIDELGYETNLTARSLRSGKTSMLGLVLADLSIPYYAELASDIMKAALSRGYRVLVEQSGSETEHEKAALQGQFRSLTDGLLFIPLAIDAEQIIAAAGRKPLVLLGEFVQDPRLDMVLIQNQEAAAAVTAHLLAGGRRRIAVLGANDGDTTGSNGLRLEGYKAALAAAGVEYDRALVVPCDWRRDGGADATARLLDSGVEFDAVFGLNDALALGAMHELLLRGRKVPEEIAVAGFDDIDESRFASPSLTTVAPGRAEIAERAVELLIQRIESKDVVPTVQQPEAPFELRVRQSAP, from the coding sequence ATGGCCGTGACCATGAACGACGTCGCACGCGCGGCAGGAGTGTCCTTGAAGACCGTCTCCAACGTCATCAACAACTACGAGTTCATGCGGCCTGCCACCAAGCAACGCGTCCTTGATGCGATCGACGAGCTCGGCTACGAAACCAACCTGACGGCGCGCAGCCTCCGATCCGGGAAGACCAGCATGCTCGGGTTGGTCCTTGCCGATCTCTCCATCCCGTACTACGCCGAGCTGGCGTCGGACATCATGAAGGCCGCGTTGTCCCGCGGATACCGGGTTCTGGTGGAGCAGTCCGGCAGCGAAACCGAGCATGAGAAAGCAGCGCTTCAGGGGCAGTTCCGTAGCCTCACCGACGGCCTCTTGTTCATCCCGCTTGCGATCGACGCCGAGCAGATCATCGCCGCTGCCGGCAGGAAACCGCTGGTACTCCTCGGTGAATTCGTGCAGGATCCTCGCCTGGACATGGTCCTCATCCAAAATCAGGAAGCCGCCGCCGCCGTTACAGCGCACTTGCTGGCTGGCGGCCGCCGTCGAATAGCCGTCCTGGGCGCGAACGACGGCGACACTACAGGCAGCAACGGACTGCGCCTTGAGGGGTACAAGGCTGCGCTCGCTGCCGCTGGCGTGGAGTATGACCGTGCGTTGGTGGTTCCGTGCGATTGGCGGCGCGACGGCGGGGCTGACGCCACCGCGAGATTGCTGGACAGTGGCGTGGAATTCGACGCTGTTTTCGGGCTCAACGATGCCCTCGCGTTGGGGGCGATGCACGAACTCCTGCTCCGTGGCCGGAAAGTGCCGGAGGAGATCGCCGTTGCCGGATTCGACGATATTGATGAGTCGCGGTTCGCGTCGCCGTCGTTGACTACAGTGGCGCCGGGGCGGGCGGAAATTGCGGAGCGCGCCGTCGAACTCCTCATCCAGCGGATTGAAAGCAAAGACGTGGTGCCTACAGTCCAGCAGCCCGAGGCGCCGTTCGAACTGCGGGTCAGGCAGTCAGCACCTTAG
- a CDS encoding urease subunit gamma — translation MHLLPREQEKLMIVVAADLARRRQGRGLKLNYPEAVAIISYELIEGARDGRSVAELMSYGTTLLRREDVMEGVPEMIHDVQIEATFPDGTKLVTVHNPIR, via the coding sequence ATGCATCTTTTGCCCCGTGAGCAGGAGAAGCTCATGATCGTGGTGGCCGCGGACCTCGCCCGGCGCCGTCAAGGACGAGGGCTCAAACTGAACTACCCCGAAGCCGTGGCGATCATCAGCTACGAGCTCATCGAAGGTGCCCGTGACGGCAGGTCCGTTGCCGAACTCATGAGCTACGGAACCACCCTCCTCCGCCGCGAAGATGTGATGGAAGGCGTGCCGGAGATGATCCACGACGTCCAGATCGAGGCCACTTTTCCTGACGGCACCAAGCTCGTCACCGTCCACAACCCCATCCGTTAG
- a CDS encoding flavin reductase family protein yields the protein MTHPTPQPSEEVGQLFRAAFRAHPAGVSIVTAMGLEGAVGLTASSVASVAVDPPTLAFSVTSGRSASHIAAAQTIVVHLVGADQLDLAQAFADPSAERFTASMGWEVLPTGEPLLKDATWALRCEIIHRAPLGGSVLLAARVLDIRPNPTGSAPLVYHNREFHTLFNNVQPAV from the coding sequence ATGACCCACCCCACGCCCCAGCCATCCGAAGAAGTCGGCCAACTTTTCAGGGCCGCGTTCCGCGCACATCCGGCAGGTGTCTCTATCGTCACCGCAATGGGACTGGAGGGAGCGGTGGGGCTGACGGCCTCCTCAGTGGCGTCGGTGGCAGTGGATCCGCCCACTCTGGCATTCTCTGTCACCAGCGGACGGTCGGCTTCACACATCGCAGCCGCGCAGACAATCGTGGTCCACTTGGTCGGCGCCGATCAGCTGGATCTCGCGCAGGCATTCGCGGACCCATCAGCCGAGCGCTTCACCGCCTCCATGGGCTGGGAAGTGCTTCCCACAGGAGAGCCACTCCTTAAGGACGCCACTTGGGCATTGCGCTGTGAAATCATCCACCGGGCCCCCTTGGGCGGCTCAGTGCTGCTGGCAGCGAGGGTATTGGACATCCGGCCCAACCCCACCGGTTCAGCTCCGCTGGTTTACCACAACCGGGAGTTCCACACCCTGTTCAACAACGTGCAGCCCGCGGTCTAG
- a CDS encoding D-TA family PLP-dependent enzyme: MNVIPAAVITPAVMIDVDVLDRNIERMAASMRGRGLGLRPHVKTHKTLEIARKQLAAGAVGITVATIGEAEVFAADGVKDIFIAYPLWVEAPHAERLRALAAQCRLAVGVDSVESATAMGGQLGADAGSVEVLIEVDSGHHRSGVLPDEVVDVAKAASAAGLAVSGVFTFPGHSYKPGMPTGAAGNENESLARAAEALTHAGFDVKTISGGSTPTALISGDSAATELRPGVYVFGDAQQLELERCAWEDIALTVAATVVSRHEARGGNVRRVVVDAGSKILGSDRPEWASGYGRLPEYPEATVTALSEHHATVVWPESSELPPLGTRLRVIPNHVCLTMNLVDQVTVVSGGDIVEQWAVAARGRNN; the protein is encoded by the coding sequence ATGAACGTCATCCCTGCTGCTGTCATCACCCCTGCCGTCATGATCGACGTCGATGTTCTGGACCGGAACATTGAACGGATGGCGGCGAGCATGCGCGGGCGCGGGCTGGGGCTCCGTCCGCACGTGAAGACGCATAAGACGCTGGAAATTGCGCGCAAACAGCTCGCGGCGGGAGCCGTGGGCATCACCGTGGCCACAATAGGCGAGGCCGAGGTCTTCGCTGCGGACGGCGTGAAGGACATCTTCATCGCATACCCGCTCTGGGTTGAAGCGCCGCACGCGGAACGTCTTCGCGCCTTGGCGGCACAGTGCCGGCTCGCAGTCGGCGTGGATTCGGTGGAAAGTGCGACGGCGATGGGTGGCCAACTCGGCGCGGACGCTGGAAGCGTTGAGGTGCTGATCGAAGTGGACAGCGGGCATCACCGAAGCGGCGTCTTGCCGGACGAGGTGGTGGATGTTGCCAAGGCAGCCTCCGCAGCGGGTTTGGCCGTGTCCGGTGTGTTCACCTTCCCGGGCCACAGCTACAAGCCCGGCATGCCCACGGGTGCGGCGGGAAACGAGAATGAATCGTTGGCCCGGGCCGCCGAGGCTTTGACCCATGCCGGCTTTGACGTGAAGACCATCAGCGGGGGGTCCACGCCCACTGCCCTGATCTCCGGTGATTCCGCAGCAACCGAACTGCGTCCCGGGGTCTACGTGTTCGGCGACGCCCAGCAATTGGAACTGGAACGATGCGCTTGGGAGGACATCGCGCTGACGGTCGCCGCCACCGTGGTCAGCAGGCATGAAGCCCGCGGCGGAAACGTGCGCCGGGTAGTTGTGGACGCCGGCAGCAAGATCCTGGGCAGCGACCGTCCGGAGTGGGCCAGCGGATACGGGCGGCTCCCCGAATACCCTGAGGCCACAGTGACTGCACTGTCCGAACACCACGCCACGGTTGTTTGGCCGGAATCCTCGGAGCTGCCGCCCTTGGGTACACGGCTCCGGGTGATCCCCAACCATGTGTGCCTGACCATGAACTTGGTGGACCAGGTGACCGTTGTGAGTGGCGGCGACATCGTGGAGCAATGGGCCGTGGCAGCCCGGGGCCGGAACAACTAA
- a CDS encoding heme oxygenase (biliverdin-producing) codes for MTAFSEELKSHTASAHEHAEQAGFVTELLNGKMEASQVAAMLVQNYVIYQALESALDANPDPRLAPFADPALMRVEALEKDLAVHYGEDWERRLAAGELHVTPGAKAYADELAAIGPGSTTYLMAHHYVRYLGDLSGGQIISALVQRHYDLGPEGLNFYAFEGIGKIKPYKDSYRSHLDEADFSDVEKQEILHHAEVAFETNRQVFVDLMEHYLKLDRGLHVVEQGVELPVVVNQRS; via the coding sequence ATGACCGCTTTTTCTGAGGAACTCAAAAGCCATACAGCGTCCGCCCATGAGCATGCCGAGCAGGCCGGATTCGTCACGGAGTTGCTGAACGGCAAGATGGAAGCGAGCCAGGTGGCAGCCATGCTGGTGCAGAATTACGTCATCTACCAGGCCTTGGAATCAGCCTTGGACGCCAACCCGGACCCTCGCCTGGCACCCTTTGCCGACCCTGCCCTCATGCGGGTTGAGGCGTTGGAAAAGGACTTGGCGGTGCACTATGGCGAGGACTGGGAGCGCAGGCTGGCCGCCGGCGAACTGCACGTGACGCCCGGTGCCAAGGCATACGCTGACGAGCTCGCGGCTATCGGTCCGGGCTCGACCACGTATCTCATGGCACATCACTATGTCCGCTATCTCGGCGATCTTTCGGGTGGTCAGATCATCTCCGCCCTTGTTCAGCGGCACTACGATCTCGGGCCGGAAGGTCTCAACTTCTACGCCTTTGAGGGCATCGGGAAGATCAAGCCCTACAAGGACTCATACAGAAGTCACCTGGACGAAGCCGATTTCTCCGACGTCGAGAAGCAGGAAATCCTGCACCATGCCGAAGTTGCTTTCGAAACCAACCGGCAGGTCTTCGTGGACCTGATGGAGCACTACCTGAAACTAGACCGCGGGCTGCACGTTGTTGAACAGGGTGTGGAACTCCCGGTTGTGGTAAACCAGCGGAGCTGA